In Mycobacterium sp. Aquia_213, the sequence ACTTCTTTACGTACTTCAGCGAAAAGCTCGATGCCCGAACGGTTGAACCGAAAGACGACCTACTCAGCGCGATCGTGGCCAACTCCGAACTGACGCGGGCCGAACAACTCAGCTTCTGCATGACCCTGCTGGTCGCGGGTAACGAGACAACGCGCAATCTCATCAGCGGTGGGCTGGCCGCTCTGGCTGATCATCCGGAACAGCGCGCCAAATTGGCGGCCGACGAGTCGCTGATTCCTGCGGGGGTCGAGGAGATGCTGCGCTGGGTCACGCCGATTGTCGCTATGTCACGTACCACAACCTGCCCGGTCGAAATCGGAGACGAGAACGTCGGCGCGGATTCGTATCTCATCATGCTTTATGCCGCGGCCAACCGTGACGAGAAGGTCTTCGGCGCCGATGCACACGAGTTTGACGTGACCCGCTCGCCAAACCCGCACCTGGCGTTCGGAATCGGCGAACATTTCTGTCTAGGGGCACAGTTGGCGCGGCTGGAGGCCGGGATCGTTTTCACTGAAATCTTGCGCCGATGGCCCAACTACCGGGTGCTCGACGGCCGGCAGATGGGCGCGTCGACACTGCTGCGGGAAACCGTCAAATTGCCAATACTGTTTCAGCCCAATGAATGAGGCCACGCTGATGACTTCGGTCGATTCCCCGGAGATGACGCTCTTCGCGTCGACCACACGGGCGTTCCTCGACCGTGAAGCACCCATCGCCCGCGTGCGGGAACTGCACGAAGCCGGCACCTCGTTCGAACCCGACTGGTGGCGCCGCGCAACCGAACTCGGCTGGACCGCGCTATTGGTCCCGGAAGAATTCGGCGGTGGCAGCGTCTCGGGCAACGGCATCGGTGACTTGGCCCTCGTTGCCCGCTATCTGGGTCACACGGTCGCGCCGGGCCCGCTGCATCCGGTCAGTGCCGTGCTGACCGGACTCGTAGCAGCGGCCACGGGCGACGCCGTTGGCGGCGACCGACCAGATCATTCATCGACCATCGAGTCACTGGTCGAAGGCACCACCATCGCATCGTGGGCGGTGTACGAGCCGGGCCGCGGCTGGGATCCCCTTGCCGCCGAAGTCACGGCGACGGCCACCGAGTCCGGGTATCGGATCGACGGCGTGAAGGACCGAGTCGAAGCCGGCGGCGAATGCGACTTGCTGCTGGTTGTGGCCCGCGCTGACGATGGCTTGCGCCAGCTTCTTGTTTCAGCAGACGTCCCCGGGGTCAGCATCGAACAGGAACCGTCGATCGACCTGGTCAAGCACTACGCACGGGTGAGCTTCGACGGAGTCGAGGTTCCGGTGACGGCCCTGGTCGGCACAGCAGCACAGACACCCGTGATCGTCGATCGGCAAAGCCAGATCGCCCAGATCCTGCAGTGCGCCGAAGTGGTCGGCATCCTCGACGCGGTACTCGACTTCACCGTCCAGTGGGCGCTCGACCGCAACTCCTTCGGGCGTCCGCTCGCGTCCTACCAGGCGCTCAAGCACCAGTTCGCCGATATGAAGATGTGGCAGGAAGCGTGCCGGGCCACTACGAACGCGGCAGTGGCCGCCGTTGCCGAGCGTTCGCCGGCGGCGGCACGAGCTGCCAGCATCGCCAAGTCATATGTGGGCGAGCGGGCCGGCGTGATCCTGCAGCAATGCGTGCAATTGCACGGTGGCATCGGCGTCACGTGGGAGCACGACCTGCACGTCTATCTGCGGCGGGTGGCGCTTTACCGCTCGCTCTACGGCACGCCCGAGGAGCACAACCTCCGCGTGTATGCCTTTGAGGAAAGGCAAGCAGAAATGCATCGAGAAGGGTCTGGATCCGCGACATGACCAATCCGCAGCCAACCACGACCGAGTCATCGACGGCCGGGGCCACCGAGACGGTGGCCGAATTTCGCAAGCGGGCCAGGACCTGGCTGGCCGCCAACATGGCGCGCGCCCCGAAGAATCCCGCAGACTTGCCCATCCACCGCGACGAGGATGCGTCGTGGGCACGCGCCCGCGAGCTGCAAGGCATGCTGTTCGACGGCGGTTTCGCCGGCATCTGCTTCCCGCGTGAGTACGGCGGCCTCGGCCTGGATTACGCCTATCAGAAAGCATTCGACGCCGAATCGGAGGGCTACGAACTCCCCCTCATCCTCAATGCACCCAGTTTCGCCATCTGCTGCGCCACTTTGCTCGACACCGGATCTGAGGAGCAAAAGAAGGCACACATCGGGGCCGCGTTACGCGGTGAGGAGGTGCTGGTGCAGCTGCTGTCGGAGCCCAGCGGCGGTTCGGATCTGGCGGGCGTGATCACCCGCGCTGACCGCAAAGACGGCAAGTGGGTGCTCAACGGAGCGAAAATCTGGAGCAGCGGAGCCTTCGCCGCCGACTACGGACTGTGTCTTGCCCGATCCAACTGGGACGTGCCCAAACACGAGGGGCTAACGATGTTTTTAGTCCCGATCAACCATCCCGGCATCACGCTGCGGCGCATTAAACAGGTCAACGGCTCGCTGGAGTTCTGCGAGGAGTTCTTCGACAACGTGGAGCTCGGCGATGACGCAGTGGTCGGCGGAGTCGACGACGGCTGGGCGGTAGCCTCGCGTCAGCTCTTTCACGAGCGCCGCGCGGTGGGCAAGGGCTCCGAGTTTTGCAGTGGCATCGGCATCGAGAACTTCGACAGCAAACCCGCCGACCTTGTCGACTTGGTCAACCAAACCGGACAGGCAGGCAGCGAGCGGGCCCGGGAACTGGCAGGCCGCGCCCTTGTGCATCGCGCGGTCCGCGATCACCTCGCCGAGCATGTCTACCACGCCGTCCTCGACGGCTCGTTGCCTCAGGCCGGCGGATCGCTGTTGCGGCTATGCCTGGGCCTTACGGCGAGTCTGGTGTCCGACATCGCGCTGACGATCGCGGGCACGGCGGGCGTTGTCGGCACGTCGCCGGAGGCATTCACCGTCGGAGAGCGGTACCTGTCGCGTCAGGGTGACTCCATCGGCGGCGGCACCACCGAGATCGCGCGCAACATCATCGGTGAGCGGATCTTGAACTTTCCTCGTGAGTACGCCGCGGACCGCGGCGTCCCGTTCAACGAGGTACACAAGAACCGGGCCAAGTAACCAACCGCGGTCCTAAAGGATGGCGCTGACGTCCTTCGCCTTGGCGATGTCGTCCCAATCGATACCGAGTTCCATCAAAATCTCTTCGGTGTGTTGTCCATGCTCGGGTGCGCGGGCGGGTTCGGGTGGAGTCTCGCCGAACTGCACCGGGGCGGCGACCGTCCGATACTCATTGCCCTGATCGTCAACGTTCGTGACCAGGTAGCCGTTCGGTCCGGTCTGCGGGTCGTTGAGGGTCTCACGCGGTGTCGCATAGGACGCCCATACGCCCGGCTCGTCCTCGAGCGCTTTTTGCCAGTGCTCGAGGTCGTGTTCGGCGAACTTCTTGTTGAGGATTGCGACGGCTTCGTTGGTGTGGGCCACCAGGTTGGCCGAGGGCACGAATCGCTCGTCGGTGGCGAGTTCGGGCAGGCCGATCCGGTGACAGAAGCCGGCCCAGAACTTGTCGGGCTGCAAAAAGACCAGCTGGATCCACCGGCCGTCCTTGGTCTTGTAGCGGTTGACCACGGGGTTCAGCGCGACGCCAGGAGGAGCCCCCGGGATGCCGTCGGCGTCGAAGAAGTCGGCTACCAGAATTGATGGCGCGATGGCCCACATCGCCTGCGCCAGCAATGACGAATCGACGATGGTGGCTTCGCCGGTGCGCTCGCGGTGGAACAGCGCCGCACATACTCCGCCGGCCAGGGTTGCGCCACCCTGTAAGTCGCCGAAGGCGGGACCCTGAACGGCTGGATATTCGGAGCCGAACGGCGTCAGCGTGTAGGCCACTCCGCCGCGGGCGGAGTAGGTGGCGCCGTCGAAGCCGCCCTGGTTTCTGTCCGGACCGCGGACCCCAAGGCCCGATCCTCGCGCGATGATGATGTCGGGATTGAAGGCACGAATGTCTTCGACGGTGAGGCGCGCGCGCTCGAGGGCGCTGGGCAGCCAGTTGGTCAGCAGCACGTCGGCGGTCGCAAGCAGCCGGCCGAAAAATTCGCGGCCGATCTCGGATTTGAGGTCGATCGCGATGCTGCGCTTGCCCCGGTTGCCCAGCTCGAGCATGAAGTCGGCGTCCACTCGAGCGGCCTCGCGGGTGAATCCTCCGACGACAAGCGCCCGGCTGGGGTCGCCGAACTCGACGCTTTCCACCTTGATCACGTCCGCCCCCCAGTCGGCCAGTGCCACTCCGGCCGACGGCACATAGGTCCATGAGGCCATCTCGATAACCCGGACCCCGCTGAGTACGCGCGACATGAACAAACCTTTCGATAAGCCTGTCAAGGGACGTTGCGGGCGTTCGCCGCGCTCCGTTGACACGACGTTACCGTAAGATCTACCGTTATCATCACCAAAGACTTACCGGTACTCTCACCGAAGCGGCCGTAGCCATGCTGCCACAGCCACCCGCGGAGGTCGGGGTACCGGCTGTCCAAGGGCTGAAGCGCCAACTGGAGGGACGAATGGAGTTCACGCTGCCCAGCGCGCTGGATCCGCGTCCGCCTACGGATGCGGCACCTTGGAGCTGAACGTCCGGCCGGTCCCGATCCCAGACTCGGTGAGCGAGTTCTATTGGGACAGCGCTAAAAAGGGGAGCCTCGCAATCCAGGGGTTCGAGGGGATGGACCTGCTCCAGCATCCCCCGAGCGCCGTGCCCGAGGTACCTGGCGGCGGCCCACCACTCGACCAAATGGTCCCGGTCGCCGTCGAGGTCAGCGGGCGGGGAACCCTCTTCTCATTCACCATCCTGCGGCAGCCCTTCCACCCTGGGTTCGTCGACGCGATACCGCTAATGATCGGTCTTACCGAGCTGGACGACGCGCCCGGTGTCCGGATCCTGACCAACATCGTCGAGGCGCAGCCCGTCGAGCTTCGGATCGGGTTGCCGATGGAGGTCGTGTTCGAACGTCGCGGCGATATGGCGCTGCCGCAGTTCCGCCCTGTCCGAGAGCTTGCCTAGTGATCCCTGACAAAGCCGCCATTGTCGGCATTGGCTACTCGACCGTGCACCGAGAGAAAGGCGTCGACGGACGCCCCTTGGCCGTGGCCGCCGCCCGCGCCGCGATAGCCGACGCAGGGCTTCAGGTGCGCGATGTCGACGGGGTTTTCCAGTACGCCGGCGATGAGCACTCATACGACATGGCGCGGATGCTGGGGATCGAAAACCTGGTTGCCTACGGCGATTTCGCGCCCCGTGGCCCCGCGGCCCTCGGGTCGGCGCTCGGCGCGCACATGGCTGTGCTGTCTGGCGCGTGTGAGGTTGCGCTGGTGGTGCGCTCGGTGACCCGGGAGTGGGGCCACATCTCGATGGAGATGGCACTGCCCCCGGCTTCGGGGCCTTGGCAGTGGGATCTCCCCTACG encodes:
- a CDS encoding cytochrome P450, which produces MKIPNVHDPLFWQDQPDDELRDLRRTCPVAAHQDEDFWVVAGHEDISRISKDPGTFSSAKGVLIGDRKREVAAADSILYIDPPRHVTQRRIVNRAFTVRRVAELAPVVEQLVRDALDAIDPTSPVDAVDAISAPVPILMIAHMLGVPAEDLPTFRAWSDAIAIAATDPTDPRAMAAVDFFTYFSEKLDARTVEPKDDLLSAIVANSELTRAEQLSFCMTLLVAGNETTRNLISGGLAALADHPEQRAKLAADESLIPAGVEEMLRWVTPIVAMSRTTTCPVEIGDENVGADSYLIMLYAAANRDEKVFGADAHEFDVTRSPNPHLAFGIGEHFCLGAQLARLEAGIVFTEILRRWPNYRVLDGRQMGASTLLRETVKLPILFQPNE
- a CDS encoding Zn-ribbon domain-containing OB-fold protein, giving the protein MDLLQHPPSAVPEVPGGGPPLDQMVPVAVEVSGRGTLFSFTILRQPFHPGFVDAIPLMIGLTELDDAPGVRILTNIVEAQPVELRIGLPMEVVFERRGDMALPQFRPVRELA
- a CDS encoding CaiB/BaiF CoA transferase family protein, which translates into the protein MSRVLSGVRVIEMASWTYVPSAGVALADWGADVIKVESVEFGDPSRALVVGGFTREAARVDADFMLELGNRGKRSIAIDLKSEIGREFFGRLLATADVLLTNWLPSALERARLTVEDIRAFNPDIIIARGSGLGVRGPDRNQGGFDGATYSARGGVAYTLTPFGSEYPAVQGPAFGDLQGGATLAGGVCAALFHRERTGEATIVDSSLLAQAMWAIAPSILVADFFDADGIPGAPPGVALNPVVNRYKTKDGRWIQLVFLQPDKFWAGFCHRIGLPELATDERFVPSANLVAHTNEAVAILNKKFAEHDLEHWQKALEDEPGVWASYATPRETLNDPQTGPNGYLVTNVDDQGNEYRTVAAPVQFGETPPEPARAPEHGQHTEEILMELGIDWDDIAKAKDVSAIL
- a CDS encoding acyl-CoA dehydrogenase family protein codes for the protein MTSVDSPEMTLFASTTRAFLDREAPIARVRELHEAGTSFEPDWWRRATELGWTALLVPEEFGGGSVSGNGIGDLALVARYLGHTVAPGPLHPVSAVLTGLVAAATGDAVGGDRPDHSSTIESLVEGTTIASWAVYEPGRGWDPLAAEVTATATESGYRIDGVKDRVEAGGECDLLLVVARADDGLRQLLVSADVPGVSIEQEPSIDLVKHYARVSFDGVEVPVTALVGTAAQTPVIVDRQSQIAQILQCAEVVGILDAVLDFTVQWALDRNSFGRPLASYQALKHQFADMKMWQEACRATTNAAVAAVAERSPAAARAASIAKSYVGERAGVILQQCVQLHGGIGVTWEHDLHVYLRRVALYRSLYGTPEEHNLRVYAFEERQAEMHREGSGSAT
- a CDS encoding acyl-CoA dehydrogenase family protein, whose amino-acid sequence is MTNPQPTTTESSTAGATETVAEFRKRARTWLAANMARAPKNPADLPIHRDEDASWARARELQGMLFDGGFAGICFPREYGGLGLDYAYQKAFDAESEGYELPLILNAPSFAICCATLLDTGSEEQKKAHIGAALRGEEVLVQLLSEPSGGSDLAGVITRADRKDGKWVLNGAKIWSSGAFAADYGLCLARSNWDVPKHEGLTMFLVPINHPGITLRRIKQVNGSLEFCEEFFDNVELGDDAVVGGVDDGWAVASRQLFHERRAVGKGSEFCSGIGIENFDSKPADLVDLVNQTGQAGSERARELAGRALVHRAVRDHLAEHVYHAVLDGSLPQAGGSLLRLCLGLTASLVSDIALTIAGTAGVVGTSPEAFTVGERYLSRQGDSIGGGTTEIARNIIGERILNFPREYAADRGVPFNEVHKNRAK